The genomic window GAGCAACATGATTGGCGGAGATATGAAATCGAGGCTTTGTGATGCCGGATTTCCATGCCAATTGTCAATTCCCAACATTACCCGGGGATCGGATTTCCAGATCGATTCCCTGGGCTGGGTCAGACACGAGCGCATTGGTTTCGACAGGGCGGGGGATATCGCTTTGATCGATGTCTATATCAAGTCTGTCAGTTGAACACGGTGTCCATGCTTGCATTGGGCAAGGCAGGTTTTGAAAGAGAAAAAGTGAAAGGGCTCAACCAGTCACCAGGCGTGCAGGACGATACCGTTTCCCGATTCGGGAATCCACTGAAAAGCACAATCCGTTCAGGAGGGATGCATGAGTTTGAAAGTTCTGGCTGTCGATGACAGCAAAACGATCCGGAAAATCGTTGCAAAAGCGTTTATTCCGTACGATTGCCAGGTTCTTGAGGCTGAAAACGGTGTGGAAGGACTTTCCACTGCCGCGAAGGAAAAACCCGACCTGATCATTCTCGATATTACGATGCCCGTCATGACGGGGATTGAAATGTTGGGGAAACTGAAAGCGCAGCCCAATCTCAAGGACATTCCTGTGATCATGCTGACGGCGGAGTCAGGAAAGGAAAACGTCATCAATATCTTGAAGATGGGTGTGAAAGATTACATCGTCAAGCCTTTCAAGGGAGAACAGTTGATCGATCGGGTATCCAAAATATTTACACTCAAGCCGGTCCAGAAAGAGGAAACCGAGAAACCAAGCTGTATTTCCCAGCAGGGGGATGTTGCAATTTTCACCCTGCCGGAGAGAATCGAGCGCCAGCAAGGACCGGAATTTGATACGATGTTTCAATCGGCACTGAAGGATATGGCGACAGCCGGGAATAATAAGATCATTCTCGATTTTCATAAGATCAAGGACGTGAACATGTTTATCGTGCGACTGATCATCGGAATCGTCCAGCACGGACAAAAGGCCCGGGTCAAGATGCAGGCTGTGGGATCGGGGAATCTGGCGGGTGAGATGAAAGGGTTTCAGGAAACCAGCGAACTGGTCTTTCACGAAACCCTGGATGCCGCCCTGGCCGCTTTCTGAGGCAGATGTCTGATCAAAAAACCGGTGGTCGTGGAAAAAATCCGTTGATCCCGAGTTCGACTGATTGAATTTCCTGTCCGGGATGTTTTCTGGGCGGCCCATCGGGCCGCCTTTTTTAAATGCCTTTCCCGTATTTTGCATTCTGCGATTCAAGGATTTGCAAAATGCAAATGATCGGTTGTGTATCGATGCCGTGATTCCAGCAGGTTGAGTGTGCATCGCCAAACATGTTCGCTCCCCCCGTTTTGCCATCTATCTGAAATCATATGGTTCCCCTTCATTCGTTGCCGTGTCGCAAATTGCAAAATCAGCGCCTTCATTCTCCCCGATAACGGCATGTCTCCCTATGTCTTCGGCTCCTTCCGAGAACCATACAATTCGCCATGATTCTTTCTCTATTGAAAGTAAACCAATTTGTCCATCATGATCAATATAGTTGAATATCAAATCGATATAGATGAATCATGAAATGACGGATATCCGTTCTGGACATGATGTCATTCCGATGATCAAATGGAATGGACGATTTGATCTGATGATCGGTATTTGATGCCTACTTTGGCAAGGGTCTTGCTATGGCAATTCGCAACAAATGGGAAAACCGGTCGCGATGGGGATTTGACCCTGCGATCATACCGACAGAAACGATCAGGTCAACAAGAGATAACGAGGAGGATCAACCGTGGACAATCTGGCCTATGACTTCAGGGAGGCGGAAGATACCGGCATCCACAGCGTTGAGTCGTTATCATCCATTCCGGATGGATCGAATACTTTTGGGCAGATCATCGGCCAGAGCGACTGTATGCGGGAAATCTACCGGCTGATCGATCTCGTGGCGGACAGCGACAGCACCATCGTGGTTCAGGGCGAGACCGGGACTGGAAAGGGGCTTGTCGCGAGGGCGATCCATGAGAAATCCTATCGAAGAAACAAACCGTTTGTGTCCATCAATTGCGGTGCCATACCGGAAAATCTTCTCGAGAGCGAGCTGTTTGGCCATGTGAAGGGCGCATTTACGGGGGCTGTCACTTCCAAGCCCGGTAAATTCGAACTTGCCAATGGCGGGACCTTGTTTCTGGACGAAATCGGGGATATGAGCCTGGATCTGCAGGTCAAGCTGCTTCGGGTTCTGGAGGAGAGCGAATTCGAACGGGTGGGAGGGTGCAATACGATCAAAGTGAACGTGCGCATCATTGCAGCCACCCATCGCAACCTGGAAGAAGCGGTGGAAAACGGCAAATTTCGCGAAGACCTCTATTACCGCTTGTTCGTGATTCCGGTCGAGGTTGCGCCGCTGCGAGAGAGAAAATCCGATATTCCGCTTCTGGCCAATCATTTTCTGCATGTGCTGAACCAAAAAAAAGGCGCCCGGGTACAGGGGTTTTCCGAAAAGACCCTGAAATGGATGATGGCATACGCCTGGCCGGGCAATGTGCGGGAATTGCGGAATCTTGTCGAAAGGCTGGTCGTTCTGGTTCGCGAAGGCGATATCTACCCGAAGGATCTTCCGGCAAAGATGCGTACCGCCTTCGAAGAAGAAACAGAAGAAACCGATGAGCAGAACGATTTTCCCGTAGCGGAACTGCCCGAGGAAGGGATATGCCTCACAACCGCAGTCAGCGATTTTGAAAAAGCCCTGATCGCCCGATCCTTGCAGAAAACAAACGGTGTCAAAAAATCCGCGGCGAAACTGCTGAACATCAAACGAACCACGCTGGTCGAAAAAATCAAACGCTACCGTCTCGATTCCTGCATGGCCTGAACCTTGCTTGCCCCACCCATCCCCAACGAGAAAGCCTGAACGTGTTCGGTTCAGGCTTTCTCATTTTGTGGCCCAGCCGTTTTCCATGACGCTGAAACGTCAAACTTTCGACACGGAAGCAGAACCGGCGGTACCGGCCATGCTCCCGTGTGTTGCCTAAACTGCTCATGGTGATTCCCTGTCCATCACAAAGTGGGGGAGCGGGGCCTTCGATTACGATTACGATTACGATTACGATAGCGACAACGACAAGGACAAGGACAAGGATATAGTTAACGCCCTGCCCGCATATCGTGGATGTGGCTAAGAATAGTATTTTACGATCAATGAACGTGGCGGAGTCCGCCCCCTTGTCCAGAAAAATCGCAAAGTCGGTATCCAAATTGCATAGTCTCATGCCGGATCAAGATGAAACGAAAACGGAACAACACGGGGTGCTTCAAATGATCGTTGACAGGCTTTTTTCTCCGACGATGCAACTGGTGGAAAGAAATCTGGATCTTCGGGCCAAACGGCACGACCTGCTGGTGTCCAACATCGCCAACATGGATACGCCCAATTACAAAGCTTTCGATATCCAGGTGGAAGAGCAGATGCAGAAGATGCAAGAACCGGATCGGACGGTTCGGATGGGTGTGACGCACCCGGATCATTTATTGCCAAGGCTTGTGGTCGATCGGAATCCTGAAGTGACCGAGGCGGAACCTTCTGAATTTTCGTTCAAAAATGACGGCAATACGGTGGATATTGATCGGACGATGACCCATCTGGCGGAAAACGGCATCCTCTATAATGCATCGGCACAGGTCATGTCCATGAAATTTCAGGGGATGATGGAAGTGATTACCGGGGCAAGGAGGTAGAAATGAATTTTTTTGACGCGATTCAATCGAGCGGATCCGGTCTTTCGGCGCAGCGAATCCGGATGAATCTGATTACGAATAACCTTGCCAATTCACAGACCACGAAAACGGCGGAAGGCGGCCCTTATAAGCGGAAACTGGCCGTGTTTACCACGCAACCGCTGGAGACGGATTTTGACAGTGTGCTCAAGGGGAAGATGGGTCAAGCGTCTTCCGAGGTCAAGGTTTCCGAAATTGTAGATGACAAGCGGCAGCCGTTACTCAAGTATGATCCCATGCATCCGGATGCGGACGCAGACGGGTTTGTCGCGATGCCGAACATCAACATCACGGAAGAAATGGTGGATATGTTATCGGCCTCCCGCAGTTACGAAGCCAACGTGACGGCCATATCGACAACGAAGGCGATGGTTTTCAAAGCGCTCGAAATCGGGAGATGACCATGCAGACAGGTTCGATTCCGCAAATTCAGCCGTTGACGTATGGCCATCTGGCAAAGGGTGCCCAACCGGTTGCGCAGGGAACGCCTTCATTCGGTGAAATGCTCAAAAACACCCTTTCGGAAGTCAACCGGGAGCAGAACAGCGCCGATGACGCTGTCAAGAATTTGGCAACGGGCAGGGACAAGGACATTCACCATACCATGATTGAAATGGAGAAGGCATCCGTGTCCCTGAATCTGATGATGCAGGTCAGAAACAAGGTGCTCGATGCCTACCAGGAAATCATGCGGATGTCCGTATAGGGAATGCGGGATATGGGAGCGAAGCGTGGATATCCCCCGAACAATTGAACGAAACGATATTCTGTAAGGAAAGATCTCATGGAACTCCAGAAATCACGGGAACAGCTTCGAGCGACATTTTCAGCCCTGAGTCTAACCAAAAAAGTCACGCTCTTTTCGGTGATCGGATTGATACTGGCCGGTCTGATTGTCGTCACATCCATCAGCTCCAGACCGGAATATCAGGTGCTGTACACCGGATTGTCCCCGGAAGATTCCGGCGTCATCCTGGGTAAGCTCAAGGAAAAGAAAATTCCGTTTCGCATCGGGCAAAACGGCGCTTCGATTCTGGTGCCCAAGGAGAAAGTGTACGAAACCCGCATGGAACTGGCCTCTCAGGGACTGCCCCAGGGCGGCGGGATCGGATTCGAAATATTTGACGGAACAAAGCTCGGCATGAGCGAATTCATGCAGAACGTGAACTATCAGCGGGCATTGCAGGGCGAGCTGATGAGAACGATCAACCAGATCGAAGAAATCGACAGCTCCCGCGTGCATATCGTGATGAGTTCCAGATCACTGTTTATCGAAAACGAAAGCCCGGCACAGGCTTCGGTCGTGGTGAAGCTCAAACCCCAGAAACGGCTCAAGCCCGATCAGGTCAAAGGGATCGTGCATCTGGTTTCTTCCAGTGTGGCCGGATTGAAGCCCGATCAGGTCACCGTGGTCGATACTTTCGGGAATATGCTTTCCGAAAAAATCAGAGAAGAGGACGTTTATGCAAAGGCAAGGGCCGAGCAGCTGGAGTATCAGGATCGCATCGAGCGCAGCATGGAAACCCGGGTGCTGACGATGTTGGAACAGGCATTGGGTCCAGGCAAGGCCATCGTGCGTGTAGCGAGTTCCATGGATTTTCGAAAGCAGGAAAAAACCGAGGAGCGTTATTATCCCGATAACAAAGTTCCCAGAAGTGAGCAGGTGTATCAGGAATCTTCATCAAAACAGGAAAAATCCCAGCCGAGCGGGGTGCCGGGAACCCCTGCGGCCCTTGCCGGCAACCTGGGCAGCAATGCAGCCAACGCAAGCCCAGCCGCGACTTCCGAAAAGCGTGAGCAGACGACGAATTATGAGATCGGCAAACTCATCTCCAAAACGGTGGAGCCCGCCGGAAAAATGACCGGCCTTTCCGTGGCTGTGCTGGTGGATGGCAATTATAAAACGGTAACGGGAGAAAATGGGAAAGTCACGTACGAATATGTCCCCCGGACGCCCGAAGAAATGGAAAAACTGAAAAACATCGTCATGCGTGCCGTCAATTTGAACGGCTCTCGTGGAGATGAGGTCGAGGTGGTCAATATTCCGTTCGACAATCCGGACCTGAAGCCCATACAGGAAGCCAGGGAGCCCGGTTGGATCGAAGTCCTGAAACGCTATGCCAGCTATTTCCAATACGGTTTCTCCCTGCTGTTTCTTCTGCTGAGCTTTGTCTTTGTCGTCCGACCTCTGGTTCAATGGATTACGCTGCCGAAGACCAGGCTTGCAGGCGAAGATATGGCGGAAGAATTGCCTCATTCTCCTTCGCCCGGAGAGCTTCCCATGGTGCAGAAGGCTTCGCATCTGCTGACGGACAATCCGGCTACGCTTCAATTGCTTCGGGAATGGTTGAGGCAAGGGATCGAAGCCGATGCCGCTGTGGAGCAGGTGGCCAGAACGTGAAACCGGATTGGATGAATCGTCAAACGCAAGTGGATCGAGCATACATCGATGAAATCTGAAGCGGATATTCAAGAAATCGATTCGAAAAACCTGACGGGTCCCATGAAAGTGGCCATCCTCATCTATTCTCTGGGTGCGGATGCGGCTCGGGCCCTCGTTTCGGGGTTGGATGCCCGTGAAAGAGCGGTGCTCCAGAAACATTTGAAGCTGGTTGAAAAGCTGCCGCCCAAAGTGATCGAGCAGGTGGCTGCGGAATTTATCGCTTTGGTGGAAAAGAGCCAGAATGCCGTCGCCCAGATACAGGAAGCGCTGAACGAGGATTTTCCCCAGTTGCCTGCCATCGAGGATTTGTCGGATCAGAAGGAAAAGGACGGTAAAAAGCAGCAACAGCAGGCTTCAGGCGATCAGCGGCAACAGCCCACAGACGAGAAGGATGCCGAACACAAGGATGAGGAGGAGGATGAGGAATTTTCCCTGAAAACCCTTCAAAAAATCGATCCGGAGCAATTGGCTGAAATGATCCGGGATGAGCATCCGCAGACCATTGCCATCATCGTCGTTCATTTGAAACCCGAATCCGGAAGCGAAGTGCTGGCAAGGCTTCCCGATTCGGTCAAGGTAGAAGTGGCCATGCGTATCGCACGGCTCGACAAAGTGCTCTCGGGCATGGTGGTCGAAATCGACAAGGTGTTCGAGGAAGTTCTGAAGAAAAAGAAGAAGACCGTCACTCGGAAAACCGGTGGTATCGCCCATCTGGCCGAATTGCTCAACATGGTGGAAGGAACCACGACCGAGATGATCCTGAATGAAATCGAAGAATCCAATCCGGAGCTTGCAGCCCAGATCAAACAGATGATGTTCGTATTTGAAGATCTGGTCATGGTCAATGACAAGGGTCTCCAGAAAGTGCTGCGCCGGGTGGAAACCGCCAAACTTGCCCTGGCACTGAAGGGGGCATCCGAAGATGTCCGGAAGAAGATTTTCAAGAACATGTCGGAACGGGCCGGTGCGATTCTGAAGGAGGAAATCGAATCCATCGGAGCGGTGCGGATGAAAGATGTCGAAGAAGCCCAACTGACGATTACCAAGATCATTCAGGAGCTGGAAACCAAGGGCGAGCTCATTATCGCCGGACGGAAGGGCGGGGAGATGATTACCTGATATGGGGCCGATGAGAAACCAGGAAAATACGGGTTCGATTTCGCCATTCTGCTTCCCGGATCTGAGCGCCAGGGCAGGAGCGGGAAGCGCTGATACCGGAAAAGTCGATTCAGCTTTCCAGCGCCAATTTGTCGGGGTGAGGGGGGAGAGCGGCGGGAAAGCGGCTGAAGAGCGGTTTCAGCCGTCCTGGAGAAACGATGCTGAACCATCCCGGCGGGAAACCGAATCGTATGCGGATGTACCCGATCCGTATCGCCAGATCATCGAACGGTTGATCGCGGAAAACCGGCTGCAAAGCGAGAATGCCTATCAGACCGGTTTGGCCGAAGGCCGCAAAGAGGGGCTTGTTTCCGGGCGAGAGCAGGGAAAGCGGGAAGGCTATGAGCTTGGGAAAGTCGATGGCTATCAACAGGGGTATGAAAAGGGAATGCTCGATGGCGAGGCTCTCGTCCTGCCGGTGGTGACATCTTTTCGCCAGGCGATTGTTGCATGTGGGGAAGTGAAAAGACAGTTGCATTTCGATGCACAGCGGGAAGCCTTGAAACTGGCAATGGTGATTGCGAAAAAGATCATCGTTCGCGAAGCGGGAGTCGATCCGGAGGCCATTGCAGGCGTGATCCGAAACGCATTGGGTATGGCTGATTCATGTGTTCCGATCCGCATGCGTGTGCATCCGGATGTCGTCGATTACTGTCTGAATCAGCGGCAGCTTTTGTCCATACCCGATGAGGTTGCCATTGTGGCCGATCCGGCATTTTCTCCTGGCGACTGTATCCTGGAGACCGAAACGGGTGATATCGATGCAAGGGTCGAAACCCAGCTTCAAGTCCTGGCAGAGGCCCTGGAGCGGGAAATCGAAATGTGTCGCAATGCCGCAGGGGGGCGGGGTTCGATGAATGATGGAGGCCAAGCAGATGCACCTTGAGACGGTTGAGCCGGAGAAGATGAATCTCGATTATCTGCGGGGTATTGTGGAAAACGCCAATCCGATCCTGTATTGCGGCCAGGTGGCCCAGGTGATTGGGCTGGTGACGGAATCCGTTGGACCCCGGACGATTCTGGGAAGTGAATGCGACATTTATACACAGAACGAGGGCAGGCGCGTTCGGTCAGAAGTGCTGGGATTCCGGGAAAAACGGGTCCTGATGATGCCGCTCGAGGATATTCGCGGCATCGGACCGGGGAGCCGGGTCGTCGCCCGGGAAGAAAAGGCAAAGATTCCGGTTGGAGAGGCCTTGCTGGGGCGGGTGATCGATGGACTCGGTGTGCCCATCGACGGAAAGGGGACGCCGCGTTGCGCCACTGAATATCCAATCTATGCCGAGCCGATGAATCCGCTGTCCAGAAGGCGGATTGCGGAACCGCTGGATCTGGGCATTCGTGCCATCAACGGGCTGCTCAGTGTCGGTTGCGGCCAGCGTGTGGGTATTTTTGCCGGGTCCGGTGTCGGCAAAAGCGTGCTGCTGGGAATGATCGCCAAAAGGACATCCGCGGATGTCAACGTGATTGCCCTCATTGGAGAGCGTGGCAGGGAACTCAACGAATTCATCGAAAAAGACCTTGGCCCGGAAGGTTTGAGCCGTTCGGTCGTTGTCGTGGCGACATCCGATCATCTTCCCCTGATCCGGCTGCGGGCCGCCTTCATTGCAACCGCCATTGCCGAATATTTCCGGGATTGCGGGTGTCATGTCAATCTCATGATGGATTCCGTTACGCGATTTGCCATGGCGCAGCGGGAGATCGGGCTTGCGCTCGGAGAGCCGCCGACATCCAAGGGGTATACCCCGTCGGTCTTTACCCTTCTTCCGAAACTGCTGGAGCGGGCGGGGACATGTTCGGGCAGCGGGACCATTACCGGGTTGTATACCGTGCTGGTGGATGGGGACGATCACAACGAGCCTATAGCGGATGCGGTCCGATCCATCCTGGATGGTCATATCGTTTTGACGCGGGACCTTGCGATGCAGAACCATTATCCGGCAATCGACATTCTGCGAAGCATCAGCCGCGTCATGAACGATGTCATCACCCCGGAGCACCGGGAACACGCCGGCAACCTCAAATCCCTGCTGGCTATATACAAAAAGGCGGAAGACCTGATCAATATCGGGGCCTATGTTTCCGGAAGCAATCCCCGGATCGATCAGGCGGTGGCCATGATCGACCGGATCAACCGGTACCTGAAGCAGGACATGAACGAGACGGTCAATTATGAAGATAGTGTTGCGGAGCTTGCAGCCCTGTTCCAATCCTGATCAATAGAACACGGTCATGCTGCATTGCGGAATTGCCAGGGTAAACATGGCATTTCTACGAAAGTCGAATATCAGGAGTCAGAAGTCAGGAGTCAGGAGTCAGAAGTCAGAAGAAAGCGGATCGTTCCCATTTTTGTAGCCTGCTCCTGCGACTTTCATTAACCGGGGTGCAGCCCCGGGTGCATGGGCGATTCAGGTGTAAACCGGAATGTCGTATGAAACTCTTGCAATCGGGACGTATGGCTTAAGGTAATGGTATTGAGTGAAATGGTACAGAAAACCTCAGATGAGGATGGCAAACCATGTTTACATTTCGTTTGGAGCCTGTCTTGAAACACCGCAAGCATCAGGAGGAAATGCTTCAAAAGGAGCTCTCCCTGTTATTGCGGAAAACCGAACAGCAACGATCGGCGCTGCAATGCTGTTTTGAAAAACTGGCGCGGTTGATGGATGAGGTACAATCCCTTCAGGAAGAAGGCGTTACCATTTCGGAACAGATTCTGTACTGCGATTGTATTGAACGCCAGAAATTGAAAATCGACTGCCTGGAGAGAGAAATTGCCAAAATGGAAAATCAGGTCGATATCAAACGAAAGGAGCTTCTGGAAGCCGTCAAAAAGCGCAAGATGATGGAAAAACTGAAGGAAAATAAGAACTTCGCCTATATCGAGGATATGCTGAAAATGGAGCAGAAGCTTCTGGATGAGGCGGCGGTCTGTCGATTCAAAATCGGCACGCCTGCCATGGCAGGATGAATTTCGGTTTATAGAAACCGATGGATGAGGAGGTTTGAACAATGGCGGGGACGATGGTGTTCAATACGCTCATGCCCAGGGCTGCCGTGAGCCAGGAAAGCAAGGCTGTCGCAGGCGGGTTGGCCGGAGATTCGAAAGGACCCTTTTTGTCGCAGGACTGGGCACAACTGCTTTCCTCCGCCATGCAAACGGTGGAAAAGGGAGCCGGTGATGAAGGTGGGCAAATCGTCGGGCAAATAGGCAAGGTGCTGGAACCGGTGCTTGCCGGAAATGGGGGAGGTCGAAGGCGCCTTTCGCGTGTATCCTTGATGGATCATCAGGAAGCTGGCGCAGCGCTGCAACCGTCTATTGTTACCGGTATTTCTGCAGAGGATGTTTCCAGGCTTGTTCAGGCAACGGCAGTATCCAGTGCTTCCCGATCAGCATCTTCATTGCTCGAGAAGGGTGAGGCGAATGATGAAATGCAAACCGGCCAGACAGTCAGCAAATCGACACGGGATCGTCTCTGGGCCGGGGTATTTTTGGCGGCAGCACCGAATGCCATGGTGCAGCAATCGGGAATGGCACAGTCCGCGAAAACGGAGAGCGACGGACAGGGGGCGGCTGCCGGTGGACCCGGCCTGCCCATTGGTTTGTTGGAGGGGAGGCCGGATGGGAGCTCGGAACTGTTTCAAGAATTAGCAGGCAATACCGGGAGGACAAGCGGCATTGGGCAGGAGAAACTTGGGGAATCGTCAGGAGGGCTGAAAGCAACTGGAGTTACTGCGGCGAAAAATAACGAACTGTTCTGGAAAATCGCGGATGGATCGCAGCAGGGAGAAAACGCTTCCCAAATCGTTGTTTCAGCCGAAGGCAACGGGCAAACGCAAGACGCTTTGCAATCCGTTGCGAATGGTGTGCCAGGAACACTCCGGTTAGAAAGTCAGGTGGAGCCAGCATTGGCGGATCAGACAACGGGTGCCTTGGGACAGAACTCCTTACCGAATGCCCGGGATCTGTCGAAGGTTGAGATGCACGGGGGAAAATCCATGCCGACAAATGCCGGCCAGCAGACCAACGATTCCGTATCCAGGTTGATGACAGGAGCAATGGCCCAGGCGGAGACGCAGCCCGCCGAACAGCCTGTGGGGAACCGGAAGTCATCGAGCGTTCATGGGGGCGGCAATGTTCAGGAAAGTCTTGTTCAGCAGAAGGGCGTGGGGAATGCGGAGGGGGTTCCGGGATCAGCTCAGACACCGGCAGAATCGCTGAAAACCATCCTTTTCCGGATGGGCGATCGGAATTTGATGCAGAGGCTTGATGTGCAGCCCCAGGGCCTGGGAATTGACGCCGATTTCCAGAAGGATTCAACCGGGCAGGATGCCACGGCGATGTCTCAGAAGGATGCGAACAATCGGAGTGGCTCCGAAACAAGCAGTGATCAGCGAGACAGCGCCTCAGTGGCCATCTATGCTGCCCGCGCGAAAAGCGATGTACAATCGGCTGTTGTCTCGGACCGTTCTGCAACCAGCCCGACCGTCTCTTTGCAGGGAAATGAAATGCAAGGGAAGGACGGAACATCCGGTTTGGTTTTGCAATCGGATAGCCAAACACCACAGATGCAGGAGGTGTCCCAATCAAACAGCTCGAAAAAGGAGGCCTTTTCCGACAAGAACGATATGGGGATGCAGTTCAGCCCGACGGAACGCACCATCCATTTCCCCGGTACGGATGAAAGGCCAAGCGTAGCGCTCAGCGCTGGTGCGCTTGGGGATGTTGTGGAAAAAGCGGTCGTATCCGCAAAAGGGGCCCCCACGGAAATACGCGTGACATTGCGCCCGGAAAATCTCGGCGCCTTGAATATGCGTATCGGGGTAGAGAGCGGTCAGTTGCAGGTGCATATCACTGCGGACAATACA from Desulfatirhabdium butyrativorans DSM 18734 includes these protein-coding regions:
- a CDS encoding response regulator is translated as MSLKVLAVDDSKTIRKIVAKAFIPYDCQVLEAENGVEGLSTAAKEKPDLIILDITMPVMTGIEMLGKLKAQPNLKDIPVIMLTAESGKENVINILKMGVKDYIVKPFKGEQLIDRVSKIFTLKPVQKEETEKPSCISQQGDVAIFTLPERIERQQGPEFDTMFQSALKDMATAGNNKIILDFHKIKDVNMFIVRLIIGIVQHGQKARVKMQAVGSGNLAGEMKGFQETSELVFHETLDAALAAF
- a CDS encoding sigma-54 interaction domain-containing protein, whose amino-acid sequence is MDNLAYDFREAEDTGIHSVESLSSIPDGSNTFGQIIGQSDCMREIYRLIDLVADSDSTIVVQGETGTGKGLVARAIHEKSYRRNKPFVSINCGAIPENLLESELFGHVKGAFTGAVTSKPGKFELANGGTLFLDEIGDMSLDLQVKLLRVLEESEFERVGGCNTIKVNVRIIAATHRNLEEAVENGKFREDLYYRLFVIPVEVAPLRERKSDIPLLANHFLHVLNQKKGARVQGFSEKTLKWMMAYAWPGNVRELRNLVERLVVLVREGDIYPKDLPAKMRTAFEEETEETDEQNDFPVAELPEEGICLTTAVSDFEKALIARSLQKTNGVKKSAAKLLNIKRTTLVEKIKRYRLDSCMA
- the flgB gene encoding flagellar basal body rod protein FlgB — translated: MPDQDETKTEQHGVLQMIVDRLFSPTMQLVERNLDLRAKRHDLLVSNIANMDTPNYKAFDIQVEEQMQKMQEPDRTVRMGVTHPDHLLPRLVVDRNPEVTEAEPSEFSFKNDGNTVDIDRTMTHLAENGILYNASAQVMSMKFQGMMEVITGARR
- the flgC gene encoding flagellar basal body rod protein FlgC, with translation MNFFDAIQSSGSGLSAQRIRMNLITNNLANSQTTKTAEGGPYKRKLAVFTTQPLETDFDSVLKGKMGQASSEVKVSEIVDDKRQPLLKYDPMHPDADADGFVAMPNINITEEMVDMLSASRSYEANVTAISTTKAMVFKALEIGR
- the fliE gene encoding flagellar hook-basal body complex protein FliE, which gives rise to MQTGSIPQIQPLTYGHLAKGAQPVAQGTPSFGEMLKNTLSEVNREQNSADDAVKNLATGRDKDIHHTMIEMEKASVSLNLMMQVRNKVLDAYQEIMRMSV
- the fliF gene encoding flagellar basal-body MS-ring/collar protein FliF; the encoded protein is MELQKSREQLRATFSALSLTKKVTLFSVIGLILAGLIVVTSISSRPEYQVLYTGLSPEDSGVILGKLKEKKIPFRIGQNGASILVPKEKVYETRMELASQGLPQGGGIGFEIFDGTKLGMSEFMQNVNYQRALQGELMRTINQIEEIDSSRVHIVMSSRSLFIENESPAQASVVVKLKPQKRLKPDQVKGIVHLVSSSVAGLKPDQVTVVDTFGNMLSEKIREEDVYAKARAEQLEYQDRIERSMETRVLTMLEQALGPGKAIVRVASSMDFRKQEKTEERYYPDNKVPRSEQVYQESSSKQEKSQPSGVPGTPAALAGNLGSNAANASPAATSEKREQTTNYEIGKLISKTVEPAGKMTGLSVAVLVDGNYKTVTGENGKVTYEYVPRTPEEMEKLKNIVMRAVNLNGSRGDEVEVVNIPFDNPDLKPIQEAREPGWIEVLKRYASYFQYGFSLLFLLLSFVFVVRPLVQWITLPKTRLAGEDMAEELPHSPSPGELPMVQKASHLLTDNPATLQLLREWLRQGIEADAAVEQVART
- the fliG gene encoding flagellar motor switch protein FliG, encoding MKSEADIQEIDSKNLTGPMKVAILIYSLGADAARALVSGLDARERAVLQKHLKLVEKLPPKVIEQVAAEFIALVEKSQNAVAQIQEALNEDFPQLPAIEDLSDQKEKDGKKQQQQASGDQRQQPTDEKDAEHKDEEEDEEFSLKTLQKIDPEQLAEMIRDEHPQTIAIIVVHLKPESGSEVLARLPDSVKVEVAMRIARLDKVLSGMVVEIDKVFEEVLKKKKKTVTRKTGGIAHLAELLNMVEGTTTEMILNEIEESNPELAAQIKQMMFVFEDLVMVNDKGLQKVLRRVETAKLALALKGASEDVRKKIFKNMSERAGAILKEEIESIGAVRMKDVEEAQLTITKIIQELETKGELIIAGRKGGEMIT
- a CDS encoding FliH/SctL family protein; this translates as MRNQENTGSISPFCFPDLSARAGAGSADTGKVDSAFQRQFVGVRGESGGKAAEERFQPSWRNDAEPSRRETESYADVPDPYRQIIERLIAENRLQSENAYQTGLAEGRKEGLVSGREQGKREGYELGKVDGYQQGYEKGMLDGEALVLPVVTSFRQAIVACGEVKRQLHFDAQREALKLAMVIAKKIIVREAGVDPEAIAGVIRNALGMADSCVPIRMRVHPDVVDYCLNQRQLLSIPDEVAIVADPAFSPGDCILETETGDIDARVETQLQVLAEALEREIEMCRNAAGGRGSMNDGGQADAP
- the fliI gene encoding flagellar protein export ATPase FliI, yielding MHLETVEPEKMNLDYLRGIVENANPILYCGQVAQVIGLVTESVGPRTILGSECDIYTQNEGRRVRSEVLGFREKRVLMMPLEDIRGIGPGSRVVAREEKAKIPVGEALLGRVIDGLGVPIDGKGTPRCATEYPIYAEPMNPLSRRRIAEPLDLGIRAINGLLSVGCGQRVGIFAGSGVGKSVLLGMIAKRTSADVNVIALIGERGRELNEFIEKDLGPEGLSRSVVVVATSDHLPLIRLRAAFIATAIAEYFRDCGCHVNLMMDSVTRFAMAQREIGLALGEPPTSKGYTPSVFTLLPKLLERAGTCSGSGTITGLYTVLVDGDDHNEPIADAVRSILDGHIVLTRDLAMQNHYPAIDILRSISRVMNDVITPEHREHAGNLKSLLAIYKKAEDLINIGAYVSGSNPRIDQAVAMIDRINRYLKQDMNETVNYEDSVAELAALFQS
- the fliJ gene encoding flagellar export protein FliJ, translating into MFTFRLEPVLKHRKHQEEMLQKELSLLLRKTEQQRSALQCCFEKLARLMDEVQSLQEEGVTISEQILYCDCIERQKLKIDCLEREIAKMENQVDIKRKELLEAVKKRKMMEKLKENKNFAYIEDMLKMEQKLLDEAAVCRFKIGTPAMAG